ACGGTATAATCTGCAACTAAATACTGCTTGTGTTATTAACCACTTGTAGGCACGATGTCACTGTTTATATGAGCAAGGATAATTCTTCATAAAGGTTTTTGCACCGATCATTGAAGAGAATCCCTCAAGAATCAATGAAGATAAATGCTATATTGTCAGTTAAGCTGCTAGATGTAGTACTCAAGATACTTACAATACATTCGAATTAGGAGATTAGCATTCAGATATTGAAATAAAGCACCAAAAagaatggagggaaaaaaaagtcttctctcTGTAGTCTTGTACCTGAACATTACTTGAAATACCACTCAGGAGAGCAGTTTATGGGTTCTTCCTTCCAAAGAGCCTTCAGACGCTGGGCCCAGGCAATCAgcatctccttcctcttctcctcagACACATACTCCGGAGCAAAGCAGATGTGAGGTGCAAGGACTTTGACACCACAAAAGTGCATGATTCCATGCTGGactcaaagcaaagaaaaaaatgcctcagGAAATAGTTAGTCTTTCACTTTCAGTTCAAGAATGTAGAAGATTCAAATCTGAAACTGTTTCTCTGGCCCAATATAAGGCAGGTTTTCTAAACCTGTGCATTTATcaggagaagggaaataaattgCAAAAGTTCACTACCTGTCCTGGCAGTCACTAGTGAAGGCTAGACATTAGGTAGAATGACATAtaatacactgaaaaataaggTCAACTTTATTTATTCTGCTCTGTGCTATTTAAGTTCTATTAAACCCACAGAACTGTTCTCTTCGGCTGCTATATGCTATTAAATTTGCAAGGACCAGAGACAGCCTAAAGTTCATTGTACTGTTTGAATCTCCACAGATTGTTCCTGAACTGCAGTGTATTTCTCATCTActtctaagtattttttttaaccttttgcCTCTGGCTTAGCCAAACAATCCTGAATGAAGGCTAGTGCCTTTCAAATCAGTTCAACTTGCCATTTTCCCTCTGTGTATTTCTGAATTCACAGTTGTGTTTCATTCTTTGTCATGTTGACTTGCAAGCTCTGCCACTAGATAGCCTCACAAGGGCAGACAGCTAGTAATGGTAATGGGTAGGAGACCAAAGAACTTAAGCACATCCATTGTATTATACCAAGTAGTAGCTTTGCTTTACCACCTAAATTTCTCAAAGCATGCTTGCTAGTTctgataaaataataataagaagaaGATAAGCAATAAGAAAAGGCATGCTAACTTTCGTATGCTGATCATTAATACCAGGATAATGTGTGACTCCCCTTCTGCCCCACATCCTACATGAATCAGGTAGCTATGGGGAAAAGAAATCCTGCACACCAGGGATAAAGAAAATCCTATAATACCAGAGAAACTTAAAAGACTGACAGTATGAGCTTTCTCCAGATTCCAATCTGGAGGAAGGGgaacaaaacaactttaaaactCTGTGGACTTCTAAAGTAGTCTCAGGATTTTAGGGCCCAATTTATAATCTGCAGATGCTTGGAACTGACAACTTAATTCTTTCTTATTACAttatatttcatataaaataaacaataataCAACTGTTACAAATAAttggaataataaaaattaaggcAAACAACAAccaaatattaatatattatacCTGGATGGGCCACAGGAGGTAGCGAATATCACCACTGATACCTCCTTTTGCATACATCTCTTTGCTTCCTCCAGTGGTGAAAGAAAACAGGGCTAATTTGTTCTAGAATTAAGAAAGCAGTGCTTGAGTTAGGCATGTTTAAAGAAGAATGGCTAAATAGTTCAAAAGATATTCAGGGGAACCTGAACAGCATAAATTTCTAGAGGAGGTGGTGTCCTCTTCTTTCCCAGACTTTATGTGTAGCAGCACCTCTGAGGCAAAGATTAACAACATACAGCGTAGACAATTGGACTGTGTGTCAGGGCTTTGGGCAGATacaggttaaaaagaaaaggaattacaTGTCTGACACTCTTGCATGCAGCAGGACTGATCCTTGTTCTCCCCTATGCAATGCTTGGAAAACTGTGGTTGGAAAGCACTCTGTTACTGAGAATCCCTTTATCCCTGTCCTTCCTTGAGGCAGAAGTTGAATGCTACAGTCCTCCTTCAAACTTGGGCTTGCTTGTCACTTGCCAAGGTGACAAGGTGTTCCTCAGGTGTTCTAAACccctgtgtttcttctgcttctgtaaCTGGTATTAGCCATAGGCTTGTGCTCAGCTTCTACCCACTCAGTTTTAGCTTCTGTaattgaaataatgtttttccaGCACAGTATCCAAACTGCCTTGAGCCTGCACTCAGCATGCAGCTATGATCGTTGGGGATTACTCCTATTCATCTTAGTGAGGCAGTCGTTTCTGAAatttaaacaaactgaaatgtttgGAATTGTTAAGAAGATCAGAAATTACAGAGATTAATATGCAGTGAACATAAACATGAAACTAATATTGTTTCTGGATGCTACAGTTGTCACCAAGTAAGATCCATCAGACAGTGGGCTGACATTTTCCAGGGATATTCTCAGTGCCGTggagaattaaaattttatggaTTGTCATTGAGAGATACTGATCTTGCTTAATTTATAagctacaaagaagaaaaggttgaAAGAAGATAGCTGGGACAGAGGCTCGTGCACTGGGTATTTCAGGTTTCTGATTAAGTTTTATAGTTTAATTCCAACCTTTGACATCTAATCCCAGAACAGGATCTTGTCACCTATTCTAGTATGTGACTCATTACAGATTTGTGCAGTCCTACAGTGGTGGGAAGAATGACATACTATAGTTTTAGGAAATGGATTGATTTAAACTGTTTGCAAGCTGTATGCCACCCCAATGCACTCTGATACACCTACCAAATTACAAAGCCCATTTTGTAGGCCAGCTAAAAATCTCTAGGAGATTGCTTAAATCTTTAGCAAGCACTGCATTCTTCTTATTGTACTACCTTTCAGACACTTTTAACAAGCCAGACAAGAGCAAATCATGATCTTAACAAAACAATCTCAAAAACATACCTTGAGCAAACCGGAATCATAACAGTTTGGAAATTCATGAGCAAATCCTTGGACCAAGACTCTGTCCATCCAGCCCTTCATGATTGCTGGCATGCTGAACCAATACAAAGGAAACTAGGCAAAAAGTAAATTACCTTGTTAGCACAGAGAGTCCGGGCCATCCTTAGGCCTGGTCAACAGGCTAAATCCTATTCTCTTAATCTGTTCAGATCTTGTACATGCCTTCTTTCAGCTCTCTGTCAGGAGAGGCAGTAACTATGCctggcaaaaataaatgaagtgctTTCTGTTTGTAGTAGTCTCGGGTACTTACCTGAGCACCTACAGCACACTAACACCATAGTGAATGTGAGGGCTTCCACACAAATTAAATTGGAATATGATGAAGCAGGAAGGCACCATTTAATTCAAACTTAAGACTGTACAGAATTGTGTCTCCTATTGCTGAAATGCCAGAGGAACATATGATCTAATGGAGAATGTGGCCAAAATGCATACAGAGAACCTTATTACCAGGACTGACATCTGATGATCACTTCTGATCTGACAGACTGCTGACAAATGCCATGGGATCTTAAGAAAGGCTTACTTTCATGCCCTGGTGTCATGATGACCCTGAATCACTTTATAGAGAAGAAAACTTCTTTAACAGTAGGACCCTCTGCTTCTAGATTCTTCAGTTAGCCCATGGGACTACAGCCTAAAGCTATCACGTCTTATTTGCATTATCTTGAATGCTTTAAGGACTCCTATTCTAAGATGCATCACTATCCCTAAACCTTGGTACATGCTGCagtacagaagaagaaattctgTAAAAACTTACCCATATGTGGCTTAATTCAAGATGGAAACAATGTGGAAACTGGGCAATCATCATTATCTTTGGAAGTGGTGAGTTTAGTCTgcagttaattttaaattactttatgaTGTCTTtgagaggcttttttttctttctttctttctttttattttctgcaccAGAACATACTCAATTTCATAGCATTCtacagacagaaagcagaaaggaaccACTTCCTTCAGGGGATATTTTACTATACTTATCTCAGAAGCAATAGTGTAAAAATGATGAAGACTTACTGTGAAATGCTTAATTGAGATATGGTCATATTCTAAATTTCATCTAGAATTGGGCAGTGGAATATATATAGGCTATGCCTAAGGCCAACAGTCACACAGGCACACAGAGAAATGTGAGGCTAGTATTGCCTTATACAGTACTTCTGGGAGTTGTGGACACCAAGGACAGAGCTGGTACAGTGGGGAGTGGAGATGGGGTGTAATGATCCGTTAGCAATTCCAGATAGTGCTTCTGCAACTCAGCAATAAATGAGGACAGTCTGGTTGGGGAAGTCCCGATTCCCTGAGACCActggctgctcccagctgcttgcCCAGAAAATAAGCCTTGCCCTGCTTTCTGCTAGCCTGCCTGATAACTATGGTCACGTATGTTTTTATGCATCCAGATATGAAGTTTGGCCACGTGTTGGTGAATTACTGGATTTGCTGTTGTTTCAACCTGGATAATTGTGCTACTGAATTACTGGATTTGCTGTTGTAATGACCCGGATAATTGTACTACTGATCTGTATTTAGTTACTCTACCATTACTTAGAGATAGAGTGTTTTTTCCTAACGCTGTTGATCTGGTGTCTGTTACCATATCCCAAACCTGTAACTCAGTGGGGCTGCCATAAGCCCTTACACACACCTCTGTGTGTAgatctgtgtttgttttgggtgaGCTCCAAGACAAGGGGGTAGTATCGGGCTGCCTGATAACATGGCATGATTTTCATATTGAGAATTATAGTATTATTTTGCACTCAATACTCTCTGGTCTGAGTTGCTCAATGCAATCATTTTGGAGTGCAGGTAGTGTGAGGACCAGTTTTCACAAAACGTATGCAGACAAACTACTTttgaatgttaatttttaagtgaAGCACTGCTGTGAGTTCTACTCAGGTATTTTAAGGTTCTAATTTCAGATGCCTTCCTACTCTCCAAAAATGCCAGTGTTGCACTGTCGTGTGAAAAACTCACACTGTGCTAGCACGAATAATGCTCACACATGACCtggtattttttatattttctaaaatcCACATCATATCAGAAAAACCAGACACCTTGAAATTGCTATGCTGGATACAGATTGTTTTATGTTGATGGCAGAGCTACTACCTCTTTTTACTCTGGCTAGATTCAATGTTCCTAATGAAATCTATAATCTTTTCactattgcttttcttttgttcaacCCTATATATTACAgctgaagtctttttttaatacaatttaaaataatgaccTGAAAAATCATTAAGTCTGCTTCCTGCACCTTCTTTTGCTCTTCAATCAGATCATTGGACAAATCTCCTCTCTTGTAAGCTTCCCATGTCTCCACACCATAATTGAACTCTTCTGGGTTGTGCAAGCAACCTGCGGGTAGAAGTGAACAGTCATTCCTTGCCTTGTTTCTAGCATTGTAGCCAAATAAGAATTAGATATATGCTGCAATCTACAGTTCTAAATTGAGTTACTGCTTTCCATATTTCcccacttcctttttttgtgtgtgtctgtggatATTCAGCAGCATCACAGTTGATGGCGATttgattttaaactgaagagGAATATAGCATCTCAGACTACTAAAActtttgcctttctgtggcAACATATAAAGTGCAGTAAGAGGACCTAAGCTTGGCTCTAGACTCTGGTGATGCAGGTGGATTATTTAAGAGAATTTTGCTAAttgctctgcttctgcattaGGGATTACTGAAACCATCACACAGTCACAAGCACTATGTAGCTGCTTTTCAGCCTCTGTAACCGGGAAAttcagctggggctggggaacCAGTATTGGCTGGCTCTGCTGACTCCACTACAGTTAGGTGAGCTGATTCAAGTATGTCCACATCAGATGTATACATTCAATTCTGCTGATTCAACTAGTAGATCATCAATCTCTAGCAGAAGAGAGTGGCAGGAGCCTCATGAACTAAACTCTAGCAAGTCACAGAATGCTATCCGAAGGCATTTCTCACCCACGAGAAATGGACTTCAGAAATTGATTGTGGACAcatgctaatgcatttttccc
The genomic region above belongs to Buteo buteo chromosome 20, bButBut1.hap1.1, whole genome shotgun sequence and contains:
- the NQO2 gene encoding ribosyldihydronicotinamide dehydrogenase [quinone], with protein sequence MAGRKVLIVYAHQEPKSLNGFLKRVAVEELSKQGCSVTVSDLYAMQFEPRATRNDIVGCLHNPEEFNYGVETWEAYKRGDLSNDLIEEQKKVQEADLMIFQFPLYWFSMPAIMKGWMDRVLVQGFAHEFPNCYDSGLLKNKLALFSFTTGGSKEMYAKGGISGDIRYLLWPIQHGIMHFCGVKVLAPHICFAPEYVSEEKRKEMLIAWAQRLKALWKEEPINCSPEWYFK